In one window of Cupriavidus necator N-1 DNA:
- the smpB gene encoding SsrA-binding protein SmpB: MTIADNKKAFFDYFIEERYEAGIVLEGWEVKAIRANRVQIKEGYVVVRDAEMFLIGAHISPLQSASTHVNPDPVRTRKLLLKADEIKKLIGKVEQRGYTLVPLNLHYTRGRVKCEIGLAKGKKQFDKRETEKQRDWQREKARIMKGDAKD, translated from the coding sequence ATGACCATCGCAGACAACAAAAAGGCCTTTTTCGACTACTTCATCGAAGAGCGATATGAGGCCGGGATCGTGCTGGAAGGCTGGGAAGTCAAGGCGATCCGCGCCAACCGCGTGCAGATCAAGGAAGGCTACGTGGTGGTGCGCGACGCCGAGATGTTCCTGATCGGCGCCCATATCAGCCCGCTGCAAAGCGCCTCCACCCACGTCAATCCCGACCCGGTGCGCACCCGCAAGCTGCTGCTCAAGGCCGACGAGATCAAGAAGCTGATCGGCAAGGTCGAGCAGCGCGGCTACACGCTGGTCCCGCTGAACCTGCACTACACGCGCGGCCGCGTCAAATGCGAGATCGGCCTGGCCAAGGGCAAGAAGCAGTTCGACAAGCGCGAGACCGAGAAGCAGCGCGACTGGCAGCGCGAGAAGGCCCGCATCATGAAGGGCGACGCCAAGGACTGA
- a CDS encoding type II toxin-antitoxin system RatA family toxin, with protein MADVHKSVLLGYSAAQMYDLVTRVEDYPKFLPWCGGVEVFEQTDTMLDAKIHIHFKGIQQFFHTRNTQERPTRIDMTFADGPFKTFNGAWRFTPLREDACKIEFHLHYEFSSLLLEKIIGPVFSMIANTFVDAFVKRAEVVYVAN; from the coding sequence ATGGCAGACGTCCATAAATCCGTGCTGCTCGGCTACTCCGCCGCGCAGATGTACGACCTGGTCACGCGCGTGGAGGACTATCCCAAGTTCCTTCCATGGTGCGGTGGCGTGGAGGTGTTCGAGCAGACCGATACTATGCTCGACGCCAAGATCCATATCCACTTCAAAGGGATCCAGCAGTTCTTCCACACCCGCAATACGCAGGAACGCCCCACCCGCATCGACATGACCTTTGCCGACGGGCCGTTCAAGACCTTCAACGGCGCGTGGCGCTTTACGCCACTGCGCGAAGACGCCTGCAAGATCGAATTCCACCTGCACTATGAGTTTTCCAGCCTGCTGCTGGAAAAAATCATCGGCCCGGTCTTCAGCATGATTGCCAATACCTTTGTCGACGCCTTCGTCAAGCGGGCC
- a CDS encoding NfeD family protein codes for MAYYIWFVAAVALVIIELNTGTFYLLMVAVGLAAGGVGALLGLSPAAQTLVAALVAAVLIAGLRRTRFGKLRRGNAAADPNVNLDIGEELDVPGWDANGRARVPYRGADWTVELAPDCAAAPGRYRIVAVRGSTLVVSPR; via the coding sequence ATGGCGTACTACATCTGGTTCGTGGCAGCGGTCGCGCTGGTGATCATCGAGCTGAACACCGGCACCTTTTACCTGCTGATGGTGGCGGTGGGGCTGGCTGCCGGCGGCGTGGGAGCCCTGCTGGGGTTGTCGCCGGCCGCGCAGACGCTGGTGGCCGCGCTGGTCGCGGCGGTGCTGATCGCCGGGCTGCGCCGTACCCGCTTTGGCAAGCTGCGGCGCGGCAACGCCGCTGCCGATCCCAACGTCAATCTCGATATCGGCGAGGAGCTCGACGTGCCCGGCTGGGACGCCAACGGGCGCGCCCGCGTGCCGTACCGCGGCGCTGACTGGACCGTGGAGCTGGCGCCCGATTGTGCCGCCGCGCCAGGCCGCTACCGCATCGTCGCGGTGCGCGGCAGCACCCTGGTCGTGTCTCCCCGCTGA
- a CDS encoding SPFH domain-containing protein — translation MLAFQLGLLPLIILIAVIVLIAKGIKIVPQQHAWVLERLGRYHATLTPGLSIVVPFVDRVAYKHVLKEIPLDVPSQVCITRDNTQLQVDGVLYFQVTDPMKASYGSSNFVVAITQLSQTTLRSVIGKLELDKTFEEREFINHSVVNALDEAAANWGVKVLRYEIKDLTPPKEILHAMQAQITAEREKRALIAASEGKRQEQINLATGAREAAIQKSEGERQAAINRAQGEASAILAVAEANAQAIQKIGNAIRTEGGMDAVNLKVAEEYVAAFGNLAKQGNTLIVPGNLGEMSSMIASALQIVKGQQKAA, via the coding sequence ATGCTCGCATTTCAGCTTGGTTTGTTGCCGCTGATCATCCTCATTGCCGTCATCGTGCTGATTGCCAAGGGCATCAAGATCGTGCCGCAGCAGCATGCCTGGGTGCTCGAGCGCCTCGGCCGCTACCATGCGACGCTGACGCCGGGGTTGTCGATCGTGGTGCCGTTCGTCGACCGCGTCGCCTACAAGCACGTGCTCAAGGAAATCCCGCTGGACGTGCCCAGCCAGGTCTGCATCACCAGGGACAACACGCAGCTGCAGGTCGATGGCGTGCTGTACTTCCAGGTCACGGACCCGATGAAGGCATCGTATGGATCGAGCAATTTCGTGGTCGCGATCACGCAGCTGTCGCAGACCACGCTGCGCTCGGTGATCGGCAAGCTGGAACTCGACAAGACCTTCGAGGAGCGCGAGTTCATCAACCACAGCGTGGTCAACGCGCTGGATGAGGCTGCCGCCAACTGGGGCGTCAAGGTGCTGCGCTACGAGATCAAGGACCTGACCCCGCCCAAGGAGATCCTGCACGCGATGCAGGCGCAGATCACCGCCGAGCGCGAAAAGCGCGCGCTGATCGCCGCGTCGGAAGGCAAGCGCCAGGAGCAGATCAACCTGGCCACGGGCGCGCGCGAGGCGGCGATCCAGAAGTCAGAGGGCGAGCGGCAGGCCGCCATCAACAGGGCGCAGGGCGAGGCGAGCGCGATCCTGGCGGTGGCCGAGGCCAATGCGCAGGCGATCCAGAAGATCGGCAATGCAATCCGCACCGAAGGTGGCATGGATGCGGTCAACCTGAAGGTGGCCGAGGAATACGTGGCTGCGTTCGGCAACCTGGCCAAGCAGGGCAATACGCTGATCGTGCCAGGCAATCTGGGCGAGATGAGCAGCATGATCGCGTCCGCCCTGCAGATCGTGAAGGGGCAGCAGAAGGCTGCCTGA
- the ppsA gene encoding phosphoenolpyruvate synthase: MTNQADNGAYVLPFEQLRMADVEIVGGKNSSLGEMISQLAEAGVRVPGGFATTALAFRDFLAHNNLTERISQRLKTLNVDDVKALAEAGAEIREWVASAPFQPRLEQEIRESYARVAEREGAEASFAVRSSATAEDLPDASFAGQQESYLNVSGIDDVLDKIKHVFASLYNDRAISYRVHKGFAHDVVALSAGIQRMVRSDLASSGVMFTIDTESGFPDVVFITSSYGLGETVVQGAVNPDEFYVFKPTLQAGKYPIIRRSIGSKLIKMEFTKPGEAGRVKTVDVPTELRNRYSITDDDVTELARYAMIIEKHYGRPMDIEWGKDGKDGKIYILQARPETVKSQSAGKAELRFKLKGTAPVLTSGRAIGQKIGTGPVRVINDPSEMERVQPGDVLVADMTDPNWEPVMKRASAIVTNRGGRTCHAAIIARELGVPAVVGCGDATDVLKDGTLVTVSCAEGDEGRIYDGLLETEVTEVQRGDMPEIDVKLMMNVGNPQLAFDFAQIPNCGVGLARLEFIINNNIGVHPKAILDYPQVDADLKKAVESVARGHASPRAFYVDKLAEGIATIGAAFYPKPVIVRLSDFKSNEYKKLIGGSRYEPDEENPMLGFRGASRYIADDFAEAFEMECKAMKRVRDEMGLTNVEIMVPFVRTLGQAAKVIELLAKHGLKRGENGLRIIMMCEVPSNAILAEEFLQYFDGFSIGSNDLTQLTLGLDRDSGMELLAKDFDERDPAVRFMLSRAIEACIRLNKYVGICGQGPSDHPDFAEWLTKEGIKSISLNPDSVVETWQKLAS; this comes from the coding sequence ATGACTAACCAGGCAGATAACGGCGCCTATGTGCTGCCGTTCGAGCAGTTGCGCATGGCTGACGTGGAAATCGTCGGCGGCAAGAATTCGTCGCTGGGCGAGATGATCTCCCAGCTGGCGGAAGCCGGCGTCCGGGTTCCCGGCGGCTTTGCCACCACCGCGCTCGCCTTCCGCGACTTCCTTGCCCACAACAACCTGACCGAGCGCATTTCCCAGCGCCTGAAGACTCTGAACGTCGACGACGTCAAGGCTCTGGCCGAGGCCGGTGCCGAGATCCGCGAGTGGGTCGCCTCCGCGCCGTTCCAGCCGCGCCTGGAGCAGGAAATCCGTGAATCCTACGCCCGCGTGGCCGAGCGCGAAGGCGCCGAGGCCTCGTTCGCCGTGCGTTCGTCGGCCACCGCCGAAGACCTGCCCGACGCCTCGTTCGCCGGCCAGCAAGAGTCCTACCTGAACGTCAGCGGCATCGACGACGTGCTCGACAAGATCAAGCACGTGTTCGCCTCGCTGTACAACGACCGTGCCATTTCCTACCGCGTGCACAAGGGCTTTGCCCATGATGTGGTGGCGCTGTCGGCCGGCATCCAGCGCATGGTGCGTTCGGACCTGGCTTCTTCGGGCGTGATGTTCACCATCGACACCGAATCCGGCTTCCCCGACGTGGTCTTCATCACCTCCAGCTACGGCCTGGGCGAAACCGTGGTGCAGGGCGCGGTCAACCCGGACGAGTTCTACGTCTTCAAGCCGACGCTGCAGGCCGGCAAGTACCCGATCATCCGCCGCTCGATCGGCTCCAAGCTGATCAAGATGGAATTCACCAAGCCGGGCGAAGCCGGCCGCGTCAAGACCGTCGACGTGCCCACCGAACTGCGCAACCGCTACTCGATCACCGACGACGACGTGACCGAGCTGGCCAGGTACGCGATGATCATCGAGAAGCACTATGGCCGTCCGATGGACATCGAGTGGGGCAAGGACGGCAAGGACGGCAAGATCTACATCCTGCAGGCGCGCCCGGAAACGGTGAAGAGCCAGTCCGCCGGCAAGGCCGAGCTGCGCTTCAAGCTCAAGGGCACCGCGCCGGTGCTGACCAGCGGCCGCGCCATCGGCCAGAAGATCGGCACCGGCCCGGTGCGCGTGATCAACGACCCGTCCGAGATGGAGCGCGTGCAGCCCGGCGACGTGCTGGTGGCCGACATGACCGACCCGAACTGGGAGCCGGTGATGAAGCGTGCCTCGGCCATCGTCACCAACCGTGGCGGCCGTACCTGCCACGCGGCCATCATCGCGCGTGAACTGGGCGTGCCGGCCGTGGTCGGCTGCGGCGACGCCACCGACGTGCTGAAGGACGGCACGCTGGTGACGGTGTCGTGCGCCGAAGGCGACGAAGGCCGCATCTACGACGGCCTGCTGGAAACCGAAGTGACCGAAGTCCAGCGTGGCGACATGCCGGAAATCGATGTCAAGCTGATGATGAACGTGGGCAACCCGCAGCTGGCGTTCGACTTCGCGCAGATCCCGAACTGCGGCGTCGGCCTGGCCCGCCTGGAATTCATCATCAACAACAACATCGGTGTCCACCCGAAGGCCATCCTTGACTACCCGCAAGTCGATGCCGACCTGAAGAAGGCCGTGGAAAGCGTGGCCCGCGGCCATGCCAGCCCGCGCGCGTTCTACGTCGACAAGCTGGCCGAGGGCATCGCCACCATCGGCGCGGCCTTCTACCCGAAGCCCGTGATCGTGCGCCTGTCGGACTTCAAGTCCAACGAGTACAAGAAGCTGATCGGCGGTTCGCGCTATGAGCCGGACGAAGAAAACCCGATGCTGGGCTTCCGCGGCGCCTCGCGCTACATCGCCGACGACTTCGCCGAAGCGTTCGAGATGGAATGCAAGGCCATGAAGCGCGTGCGCGACGAAATGGGCCTGACCAACGTCGAGATCATGGTGCCGTTCGTGCGTACGCTGGGCCAGGCCGCCAAGGTCATCGAGCTGCTGGCCAAGCACGGCCTGAAGCGCGGCGAGAACGGCCTGCGCATCATCATGATGTGTGAAGTGCCGTCCAACGCGATCCTGGCCGAAGAGTTCCTGCAGTACTTCGACGGCTTCTCGATCGGTTCGAACGACCTGACGCAGCTGACGCTGGGCCTGGACCGCGATTCGGGCATGGAACTGCTGGCCAAGGACTTCGACGAACGCGATCCGGCAGTGCGGTTCATGCTGTCGCGCGCCATCGAGGCGTGCATCCGCCTGAACAAGTATGTCGGCATCTGCGGCCAGGGTCCTTCGGACCATCCGGACTTTGCCGAGTGGCTGACCAAGGAAGGCATCAAGTCGATCTCGCTGAATCCGGACTCGGTGGTTGAGACCTGGCAGAAGCTGGCTTCCTGA